One part of the Lapillicoccus jejuensis genome encodes these proteins:
- the fabG gene encoding 3-oxoacyl-ACP reductase FabG — protein sequence MSTTPRTAIVTGAARGIGAAVAQRLAADGHAVAVLDLDEAACAGTVEAITAAGGKAIAVGVDVSQADQVEAAVQRVADELGAPTILVNNAGIIRDNLLFKMTVDDWDAVLGVHLRGAFLMSKACQAHMTQEKFGRIVNLSSTSALGNRGQANYSAAKAGMQGFTKTLAIELGKFGVTANAIAPGFIQTDMTKATADRIGVPFDDFIAFSAKEIPVQRVGQPEDIAATTSFLTSDEAGFVSGQVIYVAGGPKD from the coding sequence GCCGCCGACGGCCACGCGGTCGCCGTCCTCGACCTCGACGAGGCCGCCTGCGCCGGCACCGTCGAGGCCATCACCGCCGCCGGCGGCAAGGCCATCGCGGTCGGCGTCGACGTCAGCCAGGCCGACCAGGTCGAGGCCGCCGTCCAGCGCGTCGCCGACGAGCTCGGCGCGCCGACGATCCTCGTCAACAACGCCGGGATCATCCGCGACAACCTGCTCTTCAAGATGACCGTCGACGACTGGGACGCCGTCCTCGGGGTCCACCTGCGCGGCGCCTTCCTCATGAGCAAGGCCTGCCAGGCCCACATGACGCAGGAGAAGTTCGGCCGCATCGTCAACCTGTCGTCCACGTCGGCGCTGGGCAACCGCGGCCAGGCCAACTACTCGGCCGCCAAGGCGGGCATGCAGGGCTTCACCAAGACCCTGGCCATCGAGCTCGGCAAGTTCGGCGTCACCGCCAACGCCATCGCCCCCGGCTTCATCCAGACCGACATGACCAAGGCCACCGCCGACCGCATCGGCGTCCCCTTCGACGACTTCATCGCGTTCTCCGCCAAGGAGATCCCGGTGCAGCGCGTCGGCCAGCCGGAGGACATCGCCGCGACGACGAGCTTCCTCACCAGCGACGAGGCCGGCTTCGTCAGCGGCCAGGTCATCTACGTCGCCGGCGGCCCCAAGGACTGA